In one window of Arctopsyche grandis isolate Sample6627 chromosome 6, ASM5162203v2, whole genome shotgun sequence DNA:
- the Gpat4 gene encoding glycerol-3-phosphate acyltransferase 4 isoform X5: MGFVAGAVAALAVFWSVVFTPLLLLVVCIIALASLGRSLGVRRLYVRLLLHLFEYGRQHIEVANKLKRVDSFPEENEADDQNNDGDCGVVIQRERVLVPDKGFGRSQPTTNGNSANGKSALSITPVENEPAALEFDFDLSTCLEYIKAGVESIIEDQVTSVFEAEELRSWNLLTRTNRHYEFVSWRLTVIWMMGFFVRYFFLFPLRVFICFVGVASLTACTALVGCLREGEPRRRANRRLSAACFALLSRSISAVVTYHGEPPRGPGICVANHTSPIDALMLMCDNCYSLIGQRHGGFLGILQRALARASPHIWFERSEVKDRHAVTNRLKEHVSDPNNPPILIFPEGTCINNTSVMQFKKGSFEVGGVIYPVAIKYDPKFGDAFWNSSRYSMMQYLYMMMTSWAIVCDVWYLPPMYRRSNETAVEFANRVKSVIARQGGLVDLVWDGQLKRMKAKKEWKELQQEEFSRRLKGE; encoded by the exons atggGGTTCGTGGCGGGAGCGGTGGCCGCGCTGGCCGTCTTCTGGTCCGTGGTCTTCACTCCTCTGCTGCTGCTCGTCGTCTGCATCATCGCTTTGGCTTCCCTCGGACGGTCGCTGGGCGTCAGGCGACTCTACGTCCGCCTGCTGCTGCATCTCTTCGAG TACGGAAGACAGCATATTGAAGTTGCGAATAAACTCAAACGGGTGGATTCGTTTCCCGAGGAAAATGAAGCCGACGACCAGAATAATGACGGTGatt gCGGTGTTGTCATTCAAAGAGAGAGAGTTTTGGTGCCAGATAAGGGCTTTGGAAGATCACAACCGACTACCAATGGGAATTCTGCTAATGGAAAGAGTGCTTTGTCGATTACTCCCGTCGAG AACGAACCTGCTGCGCTAGAATTCGACTTCGATCTTTCCACATGCTTAGAATACATCAAAGCAGGCGTTGAGTCCATCATCGAAGATCAGGTCACGTCCGTGTTCGAAGCAGAAGAACTCAGGAGTTGGAACCTGCTGACGAGAACGAACAG ACATTATGAGTTCGTTTCGTGGCGACTGACCGTAATATGGATGATGGGATTCTTCGTACGGTATTTCTTTCTGTTTCCGTTGCGGGTCTTCATATGCTTCGTCGGC GTGGCCAGTCTCACAGCTTGCACGGCTCTAGTTGGATGTCTGCGGGAGGGTGAACCAAGGCGTCGTGCCAACCGGCGATTATCGGCTGCATGCTTCGCACTGCTGAGTCGGTCTATCAGCGCCGTCGTAACATACCATGGGGAGCCGCCGCGGGGACCCGGTATCTGTGTCGCCAATCACACTAGCCCTATCGATGCGCTGATGCTGATGTGCGACAACTGCTACTCGCTG ATCGGACAGCGCCATGGAGGATTTTTAGGTATTTTACAACGAGCTCTCGCCAGAGCCTCTCCGCATATTTGGTTTGAAAGATCAGAAGTCAAAGACAGACATGCCGTCACCAATCG attgaAAGAGCATGTATCGGATCCGAATAATCCGCCGATTTTAATCTTCCCCGAAGGTACATGCATTAACAATACTTCAGTGATGCAATTTAAAAAGGGCAGTTTCGAGGTTGGAGGAGTCATTTATCCGGTAGCCATTAA GTATGATCCTAAATTCGGCGACGCGTTTTGGAACTCTTCGAGGTATTCCATGATGCAGTATTTGTATATGATGATGACGTCGTGGGCTATTGTCTGCGATGTGTGGTATTTGCCGCCGATGTATCGGAGGTCGAACGAAACTGCGGTGGAGTTCGCCAACAGGGTTAAGTCTGTCATTGCACGACAGGGTGGTCTAGTCGACTTGGTGTG ggacggACAGTTAAAGAGGATGAAAGCGAAGAAGGAATGGAAAGAATTACAACAAGAGGAATTCAGTCGGAGGTTAAAAGGAGAGTGA